The Glandiceps talaboti chromosome 1, keGlaTala1.1, whole genome shotgun sequence genome has a segment encoding these proteins:
- the LOC144440341 gene encoding uncharacterized protein LOC144440341: MSEVEGGCTKKSKCISSSTSLDSFHSDAVTHYRLRATSSSTCLFGGKKVCSASPTPSSGSTSNTTSCGPSTSKWNAAHCNRLNFKLHKVRNTLKEAASVARVIRTYMDVVVERVLNILFDPSPPLDPSVTLTPTRIVHEGIIEKSTAKEWIENDPSLQYVIDFCKDAEDKFQLHTASLEEVASLNDYMKLYKSKQIKRGALPEDIMNMSNINSVLSLIYETCAENDNSEPKLDQIISEIMRIIVLNEGLQEDYVIWLRAATRVQFEICGSQVVSETNVQLSYKENNSKKKIPIILSENNSGIPKKDTITSTASLHQKKKMHMEHKNISQVIGQSLSVADESPFENDDYKIVYHISLMGLSQLVITRTHMAKSTLRKIKNGCLSVTDVPSPSFVLEAAFDVMREPIFMFNCLYIPIFLLFKLSLVMYYPTHHGKHAPKTTFKKARLQGKRKRLEKMSRKSKKTK; encoded by the exons ATGTCGGAAGTAGAGGGAGGGTGTACGAAAAAAAGTAAATGTATTAGTTCGAGTACAAGTTTGGACAGTTTCCATTCTGACGCAGTTACACATTACAGATTACGTGCAACTTCGTCGTCCACTTGCCTTTTCGGCGGAAAGAAAGTATGCAGCGCTAGCCCCACACCTTCATCAGGTTCGACGTCGAATACTACTTCCTGTGGTCCTTCGACTAGTAAGTGGAATGCCGCTCACTGCAATCGACTGAATTTCAAGTTGCACAAGGTCAGAAATACGCTCAAGGAGGCAGCTAGTGTTGCTAGAGTTATACGCACTTATATGGATGTAGTCGTAGAACGTGTACTGAATATACTATTTGACCCCTCACCACCGCTAGATCCATCCGTAACATTAACCCCAACAAGAATTGTACACGAAGGCATCATAGAGAAGTCGACAGCGAAAGAGTGGATAG AAAATGATCCATCCCTACAATATGTGATTGACTTTTGTAAAGATGCAGAGGATAAATTCCAACTACACACAGCATCACTGGAAGAAGTTGCATCATTAAAT GACTACATGAAGCTGTATAAATCTAAGCAAATTAAAAGAGGTGCATTACCAGAAGACATTATGAATATGAGTAACATAAACAGTGTTCTCTCTCTGATCTACGAAACTTGTGCAGAAAATGACAACAGTGAGCCGAAACTTGATCAGATCATATCTGAAATTATGAGGATCATTGTTCTTAATGAAGGATTGCAGGAAGATTACGTTATTTG GTTACGTGCAGCAACTAGGGTACAGTTTGAAATCTGTGGATCACAAGTGGTATCTGAAACTAATGTTCAATTGTcatataaagaaaataatagTAAAAAGAAAATTCCGATCATATTAAGTGAG AACAACAGTGGTATTCCCAAGAAAGATACCATCACATCAACTGCATCACTTCATCAGAAGAAGAAAATGCACATGGAACATAAGAACATTTCACAGGTCATTGGCCAGTCTCTCAGTGTTGCAGATGAATCAccttttgaaaatgatgattATAAGATTGTGTACCATATTTCTCTTATGGGCTTATCCCAGCTTGTTATCACTCGTACTCACATGGCAAAGAGCACCCTTAGGAAAATTAAAAATGGCTGTCTGTCAGTAACAGATGTGCCGTCTCCTTCATTTGTGTTAGAAGCAGCCTTTGATGTTATGAGGGAACCCATCTTCATGTTCAATTGTTTGTACATACCAATTTTCTTACTGTTTAAGCTTTCTCTTGTTATGTACTATCCTACTCATCATGGTAAACATGCACCAAAAACCACTTTTAAAAAAGCCAGACTTCAAGGTAAAAGGAAGCGACTGGAAAAAATGTCAAGAAAGAGCAAGAAGACCAAATAG